The DNA segment aataaatgtgaaaatatttaaaatttgacagGTGATTGACCACGTTTCAATAAAGTATTTCAATTGAATAAATTGACAAATTGACATGTTACAACTTTAAGATTGAATTCTGAGtgtaacattattatttttcataattttaatatatttattaattattttaatattatttttttaaaaataatatattttaaaattattttaacattatttctgtttgtttcatatttatttaataattaatgaaaatgaaaataatgtaaaaaagagCTTgtgtaattgaaaaaaaaaatctatcattCAGATGTGATTTTGTTCTGATATTCAAATATGTAATGAGCggaataattatttctttattcTTAATTAGTAATTTGAttagaacaaaaatgaaaataaatttaaaattgatgcgCGGATAATAATTAGTTAAAGTGAAGACCAAACTATAATCCCtgcaattattttataattattattttcttctttgatcTAAATTCACAAAGTACGAGCATATGCAGAAAGCAGACAGTGTTTTAATCCCCAAATCCAGGAGTAAAATTTACACTGGTTTAAGGTAACCATTGATCCCCCAAAATGAGATTAGCCACAATGAAGTTATAAGCCTGGATTAATGAACCATTTAAGAGGGTAAACATCACCCAAATCCTGAGATGCAGGATTTCTAATTTAGTACTAAGTTTTTgtggaaaacaaaattaacgTATCTAACTGTTGAATTAAAAACTTACAAAAAAGAATAACAGTGGAAATTATATCACGAAAGTTCTGCTGAAACTATAACTTATTCATTCGTTGTACATTAACGTATTCAACATCGATATGAAGAACAGACTAAGCCAAGGAAGAACAGATTAAAGAATGACATGCAAGACATATTCTCAATCACAACTTGATATGCATGTTGAATAGTAATAAGTAATATATAAAATGCTTTAGTCAAAGGATTGTAGTCTGCTATTGTTGTTAATCATCACTTGGCTAATTTCTGAAAGTTGTCTCGTagtaatgttttctttttgtctttAGCCATTCTGGCTGATATAAATGCTACTCTTTTCCCTCGTGGATTCTAGTGCTTTGGGTGATTTTCTCCACCTTCTCAAGTGTGTGATACTCATGCAGCTTGCttttgttgctttttttttttaatcggtGAAAGTTAGTTATttagttgttagtttttattagtgGAAGAATTGAACCCATGACATCTCTCTCCTTCCTAAAATTTCACTATTTTTGGTGAAGCATGTTGGGAGAAATTCAAGAGAGGAGTAATCAAGTGGCATCTATGTAAGGAACATAGCGAATTTTTGAAGAAACAAGCATCTAGATAATCAAGGTCATCTAATTGGATGACATGAAACTGAACCTACCATTTAGATTGGTTCTCTGATATGCATGATTCTTATACTGCTATTGATTATCCTATCCCACAATTTTAAAGTGTGCCTCTTGAGATGGATCTCTCTATAGTTGCACAATTTTATTTGAGAGATGGATTCATGGATCACTGTCCATCTACCACCAAATAGCCCTGTTGTAAAAGTATGCTAACCCAAAGACCCAAAGAGCATAGTAGGAATAAAATCCAACAATCCAAGACCGTTAAAGTCCATAGATAAAGATTAATTTCGCTAACAATGAAAGTTTCTTGTCTCATGGTCATAGATTATATAGATAATAAAATCTGGACAGAGGATGAGAAAATATGAATGGAAAATACTAGCAAGTTCTactaaaactataatttattcaTAATTGTATGATAGAAGGCTTATCGCTATGAATATGAGAAACAGATTAAACCAATGACTTGATTAGTTTAAACCTCTTTCACTCCATCCTTCTGTTAGCTCTCAGACGATCAGGATCAATATCTCCAGAATAATATAGCCTACAAATTAGTAGAGCCTGAAcctgaaaataacataaaagtgTGTAAGACAACTCCAACCATGCAGGTTTTGCAAACTTGTTTATATTCAAAAAGTCTGTCTCACAATTGATCGAGATTTTAGTGACTGATGTTTTGAAATCTCACTGAAAATCCAATTCCCtcataaaagataaagatgCTAAATACTAGTTTCCCACTTAAATTATCTTTGATTATCCCAAGTGAGACATCAAGAAGTTTCCCtaaattaaactaagtctaaTTTCATGTATCACTTTCtccatagaagaagaaaaattatgtaCTGGCAGGAGAGTACAAAATGGACTAAGGAATCAAATCATGTACCATGCATTCTGCGCGTAAACTTGACACACTAATTTTTCATTATGCatgaaaatgttaaatatattaaatactatGTATAAAATGGAGAAATAAAAAGATTGGAGAATATTACTTAATTGAATGAATTGCTGTTATTGTTGTTCTTCTTAGTTGGGAGGGAGTGATAGCAAACTCTCTTTATACAGGACAAATTTTTCACATAAACTTCTGCGTTTGTCAAGCAGCTTGCCTTTGTCAGAAAGTCTCATTAACATTTTATCTCCGTGCTCATATCCCAAAATTTCACCATTTTTTGTGAAGCAAATTGGATGAAAGCCATAAGGAGCATCAGGAACACTAGTGCTGGTCCAAGATGACTGCACATTGTATTCTTTCATCATCCACATCTGAGCCGGCTGAGCCGGCACGTAAGTTGTACAAAAGAGACACAAACATCCTCCCATTACTATCAAACAACATCTATGTTCTACGAATTGACGTGGCAGTGGAATCTCGAATAATTTCCTTTCCACCAGATCAAATgcaatgattttgaaataataatcaTAAGAGTAAACCAACCAATGAAGAGCTCCATTCAAGTATGACCCATTTAAAAGAGCATGGGTATGGGTAACAGACGTATTCTTCCGGAATGGAAGAGTACCCTCAAAGCGACTCCATGAATTAGACCTTAAGGAGAAACATTGTACCTCCTGGCCTAACCTTATCATCACTACCACGTAGTCATCAGTTGATGGGTCATACCCAATGCCACGTAGATATTCAAGCGTGGGGAACACTTTGTTAAATCGTTTCCGAAGACCCGTTGACGGATTCCATATCATGAAATAAACAACCTTGCCGGAAGACACGACGGTGGTTGTTACGAGTAGAAATCCTCTGCATGAACCCTCAAACTTAATGCCTTCATCAATGTAAGATGGTGATGGATATGGAATGTTAACGACTGCTTTCGTGGAATCATCGTAAAGTGATGCTTCTATGTCTCTGGAATGAGTTTCCCAATAGCTTTTTATAAGAAGTTGGTCGGTGGGATCAGCTCCTAGGTCATAATGGAATTTGGCAAAGTGAGGATCGGAAATTAGAGAAAGCCATGACTTACATACGTATTTAAAACGCAATAGACATTTCACCGGTAATCTTAACAGAATTTCTTCCATCATATCGTCTGGGATAGTGAAGttgttttccattctctttgcCAACAGGTCAGGGTGAAAGCTAAAACCATTACCTTATACTTATggtggaaaaaagttatatatatatataaagatttaaGATTATTGGTAAACGAGATATTTGGTAATCTAGCTTAAatgataacaataattttattgtaatctatgatatcaaaatttaaatttaaaaaaattaaattcaaataaaaattgatctaaAGTATAAACTACAATAATCTTAAAACATATCTTTTAAAAGAACcttatctttaatttaatatagtgtatcaacattcaaaatttaaattaaatttaaattcaagggGTCTATATTCAATTagtattttaaatgatttaaaagatttttattttgtaaaaaaatcttgagatatttaatcatgatttttaaataataaaaataagtttagtGGTATTGAATTAAgattattaagttttttttaagaaattcaataaagtttattgatatttaattaagatttttttacaacttaaaaaaaatctcttggtatttaaaagtatataaatttcaATGAATTCTTTCTTAAGATGAATTTTaatgcatttcatgaaaaaatacacattaaataattttaccaaAATCCTTAAGATTTCATGAtacttttcctcttcttttttttttcttgcaaatTAAAATGCTTTTCTTGCAAATAGacattcataaatttttttgtctttcaatCAATGGTCAATGTCTTGAAACGTGtgatatgagattttttttttcaatttattgaaTTTGATGAACATCTTAAGTAAGTGCTTATAGATATAGATGAACAAATGAATGTGAGAAGTTGACTTATGTATAAGTGAATAAATGtataaatgaaatttgaatcaatggttgaatttttttttgtgagatcGTTATTATAAGAATGATTACAAGTATTCATGTTATTGACAAATATtgtggtatatattttttatatacaattaAAATGATTGATAATTGAAGAGGAACAAACCTATTGTACTTGTAAATATCCtaggaaaaattaatttgttacttAATAAGTCTAGGATTATTTGGATAagaagaattttatttaaagtgtTAGGTAGTTAAAATTCATggatttttattaatagttttAAATGTTCTAGGAAATCCACTaagtttttttgaaattttaaaaatccatAATGTCCTTTCAAATCTTATGAATTCATATTttgcaaatccattaaaatcTAAACTACAAAATCCTAATCataaagtcttttaaaaaaatatttaaaattattatatttttacaaagtcttttaaaatccacatgatatttttataccaaaataagattttaaaatcctaatccaatacaacctaaatgaaaataatattttaaacgaataaaaaatctcttatattataaattataatttacaacTTTGATAGACACTGTcacccttttttactttctcaagcaaatatttttgatatttattcttcttttcttttgaagtGTGTTTCACACGCCAATGGaactattagtaaaaaaatctaCCAACAATCTCCTTTAAAATCTTGGAGgaaatttttatacatttaaggagagatttattaaaaatacttttcttatctatttttaattcataaaattatataaatatagtaaTTAAGGTAATTATGATAAGTATATTTGAAGCTACATTCCTGACTCAATATtcccattatatatatatatatatatatatatatatatatatatatatatatataaataaataaaagagaacatTTAGGATCATCTTGAAATCATgtataaaaagaaaggaaattgacCCCTAATCACAACCTTCTGGTGGAACCAATACTATTGAGTTCTTAAATCAAGAACAAAGGAAAAACTCTCACAATAGAGAAACTCTCAAATTTCATTAATCTTCaagttttacaaattttaccATTAGAGAGTACAAGAGTTCCCTATTTATATGCTAATCTTGAAATGCTATACTAAATTTCCACTAATATGCATTTACCAAATGCATTGATAATTGCATTCcactaaatgaaaataaacatgaaattACAATCTCACTAGCCTAAATTACCTGGAGCATTCGAGAAAGTATTTATTAAGgccaagaaaaaatgaaaagtcacCAAAAGattaagccaaaaaaaaatagtacgaaaattacaaataaattgaaaaaattgaacttAGTTATTATCCAATCATCCCAATATTAATAGTCCACCAAAATTGATCAACTTAGCCCATGAAtgtttcttttcttgtaaaTTGGGTTTCCCAAAGTAATTCTTCAAGTTGGTCACAAAGCATCTTCATCAATTTGTAGGAAAGTGACCCAATTAGGAGCAACCCTTAATTAACGCTGgtattctttctctttgatattTAGAATCAGACCTTGCAATGTTTGCTTTGTCATCTTAGTCTTGAACCTTGTCATAGGACCTCCAATCCCATGTAAAGGATCATTAGACGGACTGGGTGCACCTACGTCATTTCCTCCCTCTTCGAAAGGATTCATCTTCGAATCTGATCCATTACCTACATCAAATAAAGATATATCAGCCACATTAAAGGTATCACTTATGTTACCATATTCTCTTGGCAAACCCAGCTTGTAAACATTGTCATTTATCTTTTCTAGAACTTGAAAATGCCCATCTCCTCTTGGTTGCAACTTGAATTTTCTTTGCGCAAGAAACCTTTCCTTCCTTATATGAACCCAAACTCAATCTCCTAGTTCAAAAATAACTCTGACCCGACCCTTATTTTCTTGCTTtgcatattgtttatttttcttatcaatgTTGGCTCGAACTTTTGTATGCGACTCCTTGATAGAATTTACACTACTAGAAATTATACATACAACATCGttaggttaacatcggttttcgaaaaaattgatgttaacaaaaacacGGTGGCATACTTGTAATTAAGACCATTTTATTAACAACGGTTTTgttgaaaccgatgttaacgacgctatgttaacatcagttttttaaaaaaccgatgttaacgaggctatgttaacatcggttttgacaaaaaagcgatgttatttttaaatagttacaAACTGCAAATCCTTGTCTTCTCGCACTCGCGCTCAGTCTCTCGCAAACTCTCCCTCACAAACCCCCCATGCTCTCAGGCCCTCCTCTCGCCATTGTCGTGACCCCCTACTCTGAGTCTCGCAAAGCCACCATGAGGTCGTGGTCGCGCTTTAGTCGTGTCTACTGGGACGTTCACCGCCGTCTACCTTGGTAAGCTTTGTTGTTTTCCTTGAATGGCCTTCGTTGCTTTCCTTGTGACTGTCATTGTCTTTGAACAAGCTTTGGTGCATTCCTTGTCACTGCCATTGTCTCTGAACGACCTTTGTTGCTTTCCTTGCAAACATTCCTTTGGCACGACCTTTGTTTCTAGCTTCGGATACCCTGAGACTAGGGTTAGGCCCTTTGATTTGCACTATATCAGAGGTGAGTGAGCCTATTGGAAATTACCCCTTTGTTCTTAGTCATTATTCtttgtgttgttgttgatgaagcTCCATTGTTGTAGCTTTAGGACTTGTACTTGCTATTTCTTTCATCCACAGAAGGAGCATTGTAGGTAAAAATTTGCTTTTCTTGTATAACATTTCACTAAACATATGGTTGTATTGCATGGGTTTGTTCTATACTTGGTGTGTGTATTAATTGAATACAAATTTTGGTATTTGTTAATTCCCTTAAGAACTGTTGGTTGTTAATTCTGCTATTGGTTTAATTTGAACCTTGGTTTCTCAGCCTTGGTATTTATTGAATACGAATTCTGCTATTTGTTAATTCACATATTTGAGCTCCAAACACAATGTAGCTGAGCTACCTTTGGTTTCTCAGCCCCATCGAGTTTGGGTGGGGGGTGGGGGGTGTAAGTGTATATAAGAATCTGGGCTCACACTGAAGTAGGTCCCACCACACCCCTACACCTATTTTGGCTCATGTTAGCCACTATTAGTTTTGTTCCAGTTGTGTGTTTGTGTAACTCTGAGTCCAAAGGGTGTGTGTGAATGATTTTGGAGAGTGTCATCATCTAAGTGTTGTTCTAGTTAGTTGTATATCACACTctcacacaacaacaacaaccatgctctcaattaatttctttttcccaAAAAGTATAATCCCtttttaattatcacaaaatcaaTTGACAAGTTGTGTCCAAAATCAAATAATGTTCATTGTTCACCATGAAGTATAGTTAAGAGTTAGACCTAGGTaggttaattatttaattacatcaaGGATGTTGAGTGCTCCCACTCAATCAAATTTACAGGACTTCTGTCTAATTTCTATAAGTCTATTTTAAAGTTTCTCAAGTCAACCCTCAAACTGTCAAGTCAAATTCAGTATTTAATGTGAGAAACTTATCAAACACTATAAATTAAATACCAAATTTACCTCCATCCTGTTTGCTGGCTCCCATGGATCCAAAGTATGATGCACTGCAGGATGAGATGTCCTTGGCAGGGTTATTCTATGTTAAAATTTGCAACTGCTTTATATTCTTATTCATGCTAAACACTTCATCATCCCGATTATGTCCATGAGTTAGGACTTCAGTGGCATAATTTGAACCTTGGTCCTTGTCAGAAAGTGTGATATCATCTTAACCCATCcattgagaaataaaataaagcagaTCAGACTCAACatctaaaatgaatttttatctGTTTCATTGTTTGaagtatttatcaaataaaaattgcaaaGTAATCCAAACAAGTATTAGGAGACTACTTTTTGCAACTCCTGTTCTCTCCTAGCCAAGCAACCAATTATTATCCAAAATAATACATAACAACccgtccaataaaaaaaattaataacccaCTACTCCACCCCTCACCATCGGCCCAACACACACTTTTTTTTGTCCTATTCTGCAACATAGACATAATAGAGAAGAGGATATCAGAATAGAACAACTGAGATATTCAACCTTGACTACTAATAGAGACATTATATCAAGTGAACAGTCTTTACTCTTTATGTAAGTGTATATGAATAACTAACTCTGGTTAGTTTTTCAACTGTTGTCAGTTAACAATTAGCTTTAGTTAGATTGTAGTTACAATTGAATCTCAGCAGCATAAATACTGCTCTTGTAAGAGATCTCAATGGCtttgtattttcttcttcaataaTACAAATCcatgttctctctctctctatatatctTCTCTACATGGTAATCAGAGCTATCTGATCCATTTTCATGGCTCAAAAATTGTGGAAATGTAGAGAAATTAACAAGGTTGTGTGTAAGAATTGCATACCTAAACATGGAATGCCAGAGGCAGTAGTAGTAGTTCTACTGAAGAATATGGGTGTGCAAATTGAGagcaagaaaaagaaggagataCTAGTAGGGGTGGTTCTCTTCCTCtccatgaagaagaagaaaaattgctTCATTACAACATTAACACTGGGATATGGTTGCAGATATatgaaacaaacacacacacactcccTCTCTTTGACCTTGTGAAGAGTAATGTTTGAAGCTATTAAGAATAGTGTTTGATGCtatataatataactttttctttgatttgaagTCTGCACACAATATATTTGAAAAGACTCTTgttcatcaatattttctttgaaacatgtaattaattaaattactttgCAAGATTTGTAGATACTtctgttaaattattatatggATGATAAATTTTGGAACTGATTGGATGTTTAATATCAAGAATTAGTATGACTTTTAATAGCAATGTTAGCCACTTGATCAAAGAAGCTATGATACCAAGCCAAGCACCAAGTTGGCTACAGATTGTAGTTGTTAGGTGCATTCACAATCTTGGTTTTGTATATCTAACATACTTATGTCATCCATCTCAGCACAATCTTCTCTCTTCAACCCTAGTTCTAGAAAATTGTCTTGCATCAAGTGCATTGCCTTATCCAAACCTCCAACATACAAGCTTTTAAATAAAGTGATCGGGTATCAACACCATCATCTAAAACTCCCTACACCTTCCTTATTGAGAGCGAGAGAGAGTTTTTAAGTGAGTGtttctttgaatttttctcttctcaatTAGGAACATGTTGGGGTTTGGTGTATAGGACCAATAGAGCTCATTTCCAATGGATAGcaagttttttttcttggttgatgtgctttaaattatatttatggaaTCATAGTACTACCTCCTTCCcgtatcttttgatttttaagattattgcacatagattaaaaaatatttaatggaaCTAAAAATTTCTATATTTGGACTAAAATGTCCTCATATAATACTTGGATATTTGATACTTGCACCACCATTAGTGGATATTAATAAGGATATATATTGAGAAAATGCACTAATTATACTTTGCAATTCTAAAACATCAAATGTTTtgggaaaataataaaaagctaaaatatcAAAAGACATGGGAAGGAGGTAGTAATTTACAGGTGTGTTGCCTTTAACATTGTTGATCCATATCTGTGTATAATAATCTGctttaaaatttactaattggAGTTTGCTGGAGTTGGTGATGTGATTAGTATATTATCATTGCCATTTAAGGATTCATTTATGCAAAACATGTTTCCTTATACAAAAAAGTATTATTCTTACCGATTGTGCTTTAGAGGAgtgctaaaaataaaatttctaatgttatCTTTCTAAAAACTTCTCTTATTGGTGAAAGTTTATGTGGGGGCCAACTAGTTTTGGAATGAGACCAACCAATTGGAGTGCTTGTTTGGTTTCGTGTCCAACCATATATAATCCACGCCAAACAAGCTACTAGTATCGTCTGCATTGTTTACTCAATTTTATGTGAATTGCTGCTGGCTTTGCGTGTGTTAATAAGGTGTGGCCAATCACACTAGGAATTTTACCTGAAAAGAGTGTGTTAAGCATTTCTGTGCTTTACGTTAtactaagaaaaataaattaataggcATGCAGACCTACTATTAAATACAACAACTATATATGCCAACCCCACCCTTGTCTTCTGCTAAAAACTGGATTAAATCAGAAAGTTAACCATAGACATTAAGTTGTATATGCCAAGTTCTAACATTTAACTCTTAAGTTAATTGCTTTGTGATAAATGGCCAGTTTCTTCTGTGACTAGTGTTGAGTTTTGAATGATGTTTTGACATTTTTCTTCATTCTACAGCCTTATCATTAGTGCATTTGTGGCAACTTCTTTGGCTTTTGCTTGCTTCTCTGCAACAGCTTTAGTTGGAAGGCGTAGGGAGTACCTCTACCTTGCTGGTTTGCTTTCTTCTGGGCTGTCCATTCTTCAATTTCACTCTTCAAGTTTGAGGTCACTAGCAATGTTGTTCTATTCTTTTAGTGTGACTGATAAGCTAGAAATATATCCTGCATACATGCCTAACTCTCGTTAGCACAACTAGTTCCTCTGttctttgtttccttatttaattAGGAATCCTTTAATGGCGTAAATAGAGGTTGGTGTTTAGGAAGAAAGATTAGGGATTAGGTAGGTAAGGAATGAAAGTGTACAAATAGATTGGGTTTTGGTCTTTATGCACTTTTAGCATTTTAGGAACACAAACACGAACCCCCACACTCCACTATTTTTCTGTCAGCTAATTCCCTCTTTGCAATTTCTTGGAATGAGTTTTGTTAAGTTACATAATAACTAGTTCACACAAATTTTGTATCTTACTGAACCTTTCTGCACTTTCTGTGTCTAGAGTTCAAACTCGTTTTAGTCTATCATAAGTTGAAGCCATCTTGTCTACTGCTTGCTTTTGGGAAGCCCTTGCAATCATTGTGAAAGCTGAAACCAGGTTTGAATCTCTATAATATCTACTATTAATTAGTGATTATATACTGTTCTCTTTATCAAGATTATCTAATTGAACTTTGTGAACAAACATAAGAAGGTGATATTGCATTTTTGGGATAGCTTCTCTCAACTCCTTAGTTAATTGTAGAAGTAGATTATATTAAGCtagttttctcaaaaataaGGGAAGGGGTCCTCTAGGTCCTGAAATTGGTTAATAACAATAACATGTTTAATGCAGCTGCAATGtagtataataattatgtaCTCATGGTTCAATTTTTAACAGAGCTTCAGTGTATTATAATAACTTTATACTTGTGGTTCACATTCAACAATTCTGCTCTCTATCACcctgttagaacttagaagctTAAGCTTGATCCATCATACAATTGTTAACTGTATCAGTTATTTAAAGCCTACACAAATGTTGAGTTGCAATGAAGTTGTAATTGCAAGTTGAGAGACAAACTAAGTAACAGCGAGTTAGTGATATACAAATGCTAATATATCAATTATGGTTAATTATTCGTCTTTAGTcctttaaaagtgaaaatactATAATATAGTAGATGTATCTTGTTGTCCCTTAAATTTATACAAATCAAACAGATCCTAATTGTCTTATTCTTGCTGGTTTCTAAACTTTATTTAGGTTTGTGGTTGCATTCAGAGAGGAATTCTATAAGCTATACTTGCCGACTTTGGGTGACATCTAGGAAAGGGTAAGATTTAATCTAGGATTGCCTTGTTTAATTCCACTTTAAGTTGGCACCAAGTAAACTGTGATTGTTTGCAACTATTGATATAAAAGACTCGAGTTTTATGAAAATTGCATTGATATTAGTTATTTTGATGCTTTAAaccattagttttaatttttaactcttCTATCCATGAATGTGATGATATATTGAAACTCTGTATTGATACTCATATTGCCTCCTCTATAACCAAATACCCTTTGCTGTTGACATTCATCAGAGTAGAAGAATggttgttttcatgttttcttacttgtgtgtgtgtgctgTGGAGATTGGAGACCTATAAAATGTGCTGGCACATATCATATGGCAGTAGAAACATGGAGAAAAATCAGACAATTAGTATTAACAAATCCCAATGCTAGAAGTTTCcattaattaggaaaaaaagaGCTTATTTATCAATTTGAAATTGCATAATAGCTTGTAGGAACTAGCTAGCTAGGAACAACCATAACAGACTACAAATAGCAGATGCACAAACATGTATGCACACACAGAATGCCATCAAGAAAACATGAGTGAAACCTTGTCTTAGCATATCATGACTTTCAATGTCCTTTCCCCTGCCATACAAATATATAGTTAAGTACATGAGAATTGTGTGTACTAATTGCTAAAAAGCATAACAAAATTACTGGAAATTCTATAGATACCCAAAATAGTCTAAAAGGTTAAAGATTATACAACCTTTAGTTTATTATGCTAAATAGCTGCTGCACTTTGGGAATCCTAGAAGAGCCACCAAACAAGGATAACATCATCTACACTGCTCTTGTCCATCTTTGCATACACTGTTCAAACTTTGCACGAGTGATTGAAGAGTAGAAGCCAATGCCCTTAAATAAAACATCCAACTCAATGTTGGTAATAACATCATAGGATAGTGTTATTTTTACCCTCTCACACGTAGTTCTCAATCTCCTTAGGGTTCTCACTAATGTCCACTTTGTTATTCTTACATTCGATTTTCAAAGTCCTCTCCACCTTAAGTGAGTGTTTCCagtagtagccttatcttggAATACCTTATCCTTGATCGTGAGAAGTACCACCACCAAGGTCAAAGATGAAAATGTTTTGCTCTCCAACGCAATTAGTCCTCTTGTCAAGGCCATATGCAATAGCAGCAGTAGTAGCTTTCCGCTGAGAATCATTGAAATAAGCAGGCACTAAACTCATGATCAAGTGTTCATTCACTTATAGagtaaattgttatatttaatatttcaaatacTGATTTATTATCAAACAAGATGCATAACCAAATAtggaaatttttattgtttgaaaacttattggAACTCAAATTAGAAGCCTCTTCAAGAACAAGGACTTTCTCTTTTGTGTGCCTCCCAAGTGCCCTACCACTGTAGGGTATCTTATAAGCCCTGAAAGAAAACTTCCCCTTGAGAAGAATTCATTATAATTAACAGAAGATAATCTCATAAACCCTCCACCAAGCTTTCCACCTTCATCAACCATAAGGCTACACCC comes from the Glycine soja cultivar W05 chromosome 6, ASM419377v2, whole genome shotgun sequence genome and includes:
- the LOC114415904 gene encoding F-box/kelch-repeat protein At3g23880-like — translated: MENNFTIPDDMMEEILLRLPVKCLLRFKYVCKSWLSLISDPHFAKFHYDLGADPTDQLLIKSYWETHSRDIEASLYDDSTKAVVNIPYPSPSYIDEGIKFEGSCRGFLLVTTTVVSSGKVVYFMIWNPSTGLRKRFNKVFPTLEYLRGIGYDPSTDDYVVVMIRLGQEVQCFSLRSNSWSRFEGTLPFRKNTSVTHTHALLNGSYLNGALHWLVYSYDYYFKIIAFDLVERKLFEIPLPRQFVEHRCCLIVMGGCLCLFCTTYVPAQPAQMWMMKEYNVQSSWTSTSVPDAPYGFHPICFTKNGEILGYEHGDKMLMRLSDKGKLLDKRRSLCEKFVLYKESLLSLPPN